CAAGATGCCTGTAAAAAATAAATCTATACTCAAGGATACGCGTTCTTCTTTTTTCAGGATATCCCAGGCCTCTTCCATTTCAGCCGACCAGTGAATGTCATCCAAAACCATAATACCGGAAGAAACCATATTGACGGAAATAAGCCGGAAATAATTTAACACAGGTTCTTTCCGGTGATTTCCGTCAATAAATACCAGATCGAATTTAGAAATTTCTTTAAGTAAAAGAGGTAAGTTATCATCAAAACGTCCACGAATCAGACGGATATTATTCAACCCCAACCTTTTGAAATTTTTTTGGGCCAAATCAGCCAAGGAAGAATCAGCTTCAATGGTAATAACCTTTGCCTCCGGTCTGGCCGA
This Bacteroidota bacterium DNA region includes the following protein-coding sequences:
- a CDS encoding class I SAM-dependent methyltransferase, coding for SARPEAKVITIEADSSLADLAQKNFKRLGLNNIRLIRGRFDDNLPLLLKEISKFDLVFIDGNHRKEPVLNYFRLISVNMVSSGIMVLDDIHWSAEMEEAWDILKKEERVSLSIDLFFTGILFFKNGFQKENFVLNF